From Pontibacter actiniarum, a single genomic window includes:
- a CDS encoding PAS domain S-box protein — MPYIPSRLQDEKAGQLASSLLQVLVQLAKPSHGVVVALPTGQVLSANAQTINYKPTDSDFNTTRHLRSLLGVSPERFQTILDELHQQRKYTGAVEYNATAHCSSYTYSCRMVHFQEEVFICVELASIGQATALLPYDGDSYHEVFEANSEPMFLLDCEGNFIDINHAASLLIKVQKEQLSGSSIFRTFELNLFERVALKGQIQQALHTGKQKFEWWLHENNHELLPVEVTLQKGKFKGEDVLYGSVKNLNELIDSEQDIRFRNHQLEFVNQLITNLSTSDSQHEVLHNTLDELLEKSDITGGCVYTYSELESTAQLSYSAGQVGDTGLPEEVGFDPELIEQLHTSKRKALKRLQEHLHVHLNRKLTVVPITTDRQVLAFILVWPGNETRMSQSFVALLDFIGTAIGNYIARHQLQKQLIRTEDKYKMLFESSYDAILLFKDGIVVECNDKAIEFFRCTREDLIGKSPKDYSPEFQPDGQNSVEKTERLMRDLLTTGRSVTFEWKNRRKDGTLFDTEITVNRLILDGEYYVQAFKRDITQRKLAQQARRREEVLRESMDQFRNFLDKVNLIYYSLDKKGNIAFANNYFMKYVEYTEEEMIGQNFYELLVPKHDRAQRLQDFHKAMETKHLSSYYERDVVTKSGQLKTIRWNCMFEYNQEGEVTGLTSVGKDMTDKRIAMEALKDNKIRLQDLFDNAHDLIQNISVDNKFIFVNKAWKDRLGYTDQDIESLTLNDIVHPYYKAKLIYQLRNLYKGENVNKIETVFLTKAGKPVHLIGSITCSWQDDRPVATRAILHDITDRIKAERLQKVYYSIANLAISSKDLNSLYSAIHRELSKIIETRNIYIALCDNEHKFLNFVYLVDQFIDKASKSQVKRPFSVGLSEYIIETGKPLYMQKQELLELASREGFTVHGATPEVILCSPLAIGERIIGVITLQDYQNPDAYVHTDIEILHFISNQVALAIERKRNEEQINTQNARLNAIFESGTHHMWSLNRHYELTSFNRNFAQAFESRNSRQLEQFTPINDDSMVHESSYAFWEDKYKQAFAGQPQHFEIQLKYPESWREVYLNPIYLEDGSFEEVSGIALDITDKKKSQLALAENEEKFRRIFESFQDVYYRSSLEDGTLELISPSITQLLGYEEHEVLGQSTLLFYTNPEDQTRIRQLVAAEHTVRDIEVEMVCKDGTPKTIVLDAKLVYNEHGVPVAMEGVARDVSELKRTQIALLTAKEEAENLLKVKTQFLANMSHELRTPMNGIIGMIDLLSQINTDPEQSEYIDTLRKSSDALLAILNDILDLSKIQAGKLVLHESGVDLHETLDKIHSLFVNRAQQKDLTFTYAIDPNVPRHVVTDETRLLQVLSNLTSNAIKFTNAGEVSIHVGAEQLDRKHFRLHVRVKDSGIGISPEGQELLFNDFTQLDNSSTKTFGGTGLGLAISRQLTHLLGGDIGVESIPGDGSVFWFNIKVRLASTLEVEQQQLRQQQQLQEVESLTYTPYVLLVDDNQINQKVAQKQLERLGCITEIASNGYEAIERATTKKYNIIFMDIQMPEMDGVTATKHIKEQLGSACPPIVAMTAYSMKDDAAKFMGQGMDDYVSKPVKSSDLHAMISKWENTTWHAAPETEEEAPDTETGEPIIDLAVVEQLKQIGGEDFTKQLYTEFEEEAAELIAEAKKELSVQHYKGILSTLHQLKGTGFTLGINPLAELAKQLEHDIKNEHLEYIDENFSKLQMQYENYRKSYKDIIFS, encoded by the coding sequence ATGCCTTACATACCAAGTAGGTTACAAGACGAAAAAGCAGGCCAGCTCGCCTCCTCCTTACTGCAGGTGCTGGTGCAACTGGCCAAGCCTTCGCATGGCGTGGTGGTGGCCCTGCCCACGGGGCAGGTACTGTCGGCAAATGCGCAGACCATCAACTACAAACCTACTGACTCAGACTTTAACACCACCCGCCACCTGCGTAGCCTGCTGGGAGTTTCGCCGGAGCGGTTTCAGACGATTCTGGATGAGCTGCACCAACAGCGCAAGTATACCGGTGCGGTAGAGTACAACGCCACTGCCCACTGCAGCTCCTATACCTACAGTTGCCGGATGGTGCACTTCCAGGAGGAGGTGTTCATCTGCGTGGAGCTGGCGAGCATCGGCCAGGCCACGGCACTGCTCCCCTACGACGGCGACAGCTACCATGAGGTGTTTGAGGCGAACTCAGAGCCTATGTTCCTGCTCGACTGCGAGGGCAACTTTATCGATATCAACCATGCCGCCTCGCTCCTGATAAAAGTTCAGAAGGAGCAGCTGAGCGGCTCTTCCATATTCCGCACATTTGAGCTAAACCTGTTTGAGCGCGTTGCCCTGAAGGGGCAGATACAGCAGGCGCTGCACACCGGCAAGCAAAAGTTTGAGTGGTGGCTGCACGAGAACAACCACGAGCTGCTCCCGGTGGAGGTTACCCTGCAGAAAGGCAAGTTCAAGGGCGAGGATGTGCTGTACGGCTCAGTGAAGAACCTGAACGAGCTGATAGACTCGGAGCAGGATATTCGTTTCAGAAACCACCAGCTGGAGTTTGTCAACCAGCTCATTACCAACCTCTCCACCTCCGACAGCCAACACGAGGTACTGCACAACACCCTGGATGAACTCCTGGAGAAGAGCGACATCACCGGTGGCTGCGTGTACACCTACAGCGAGTTGGAGAGCACGGCGCAACTCTCCTACTCTGCCGGGCAGGTGGGCGATACGGGGCTGCCGGAAGAAGTAGGTTTTGACCCCGAGCTGATAGAGCAGCTGCATACGTCTAAGCGGAAAGCACTCAAGCGCCTGCAGGAGCACCTGCATGTGCACCTAAACCGCAAGCTCACGGTGGTGCCCATCACCACCGACCGCCAGGTGCTCGCCTTTATACTTGTGTGGCCGGGCAACGAAACCCGCATGTCGCAGTCTTTTGTGGCGCTGCTGGATTTTATAGGCACGGCCATAGGCAACTACATTGCACGCCACCAGTTGCAGAAGCAGCTCATCCGGACCGAGGACAAGTATAAGATGCTCTTTGAGTCGTCTTACGACGCCATTCTGCTGTTTAAGGACGGCATTGTGGTGGAGTGCAACGACAAGGCCATTGAGTTTTTCCGCTGCACGCGCGAAGACCTCATCGGCAAGTCGCCCAAGGACTACTCTCCCGAATTTCAGCCAGACGGCCAGAACTCTGTGGAGAAAACCGAGCGCCTCATGCGTGACCTGCTGACAACGGGGCGCTCCGTCACGTTTGAGTGGAAGAACCGCCGCAAGGACGGCACCCTCTTTGACACGGAGATTACCGTAAACCGCCTCATCCTGGATGGGGAGTACTATGTACAGGCGTTTAAGCGGGATATTACGCAGCGCAAGCTGGCGCAGCAGGCCAGGCGCCGCGAGGAGGTTCTGCGCGAGTCGATGGATCAGTTCCGCAACTTCCTCGACAAGGTAAACCTGATTTACTACAGCCTCGATAAGAAAGGCAATATCGCCTTCGCCAACAACTACTTCATGAAGTATGTGGAGTACACGGAGGAGGAAATGATAGGACAGAACTTCTACGAGCTGCTCGTGCCGAAGCATGACCGGGCGCAGCGCCTCCAGGACTTCCACAAGGCGATGGAAACCAAGCACCTGAGCTCCTACTACGAACGGGACGTTGTCACGAAGTCCGGGCAGCTGAAGACCATCCGCTGGAACTGCATGTTCGAGTACAACCAGGAGGGAGAGGTTACCGGCCTCACCAGTGTGGGCAAGGACATGACCGACAAGCGCATTGCCATGGAGGCCCTCAAGGACAACAAGATCCGCCTGCAGGACCTCTTCGACAACGCCCACGACCTGATCCAGAACATCTCGGTAGACAACAAGTTTATCTTCGTAAACAAGGCCTGGAAAGACCGCCTTGGCTACACCGACCAGGATATAGAGTCGCTGACGCTGAACGACATCGTGCACCCGTACTACAAGGCAAAGCTGATCTACCAGCTGCGCAACCTGTACAAGGGCGAAAACGTGAACAAGATCGAGACGGTGTTCCTCACGAAGGCGGGCAAGCCGGTGCACCTCATCGGGAGTATCACCTGCAGCTGGCAGGATGACCGGCCGGTAGCCACCCGCGCCATCCTGCACGACATTACGGACCGCATCAAGGCGGAGCGACTGCAGAAAGTATACTACAGCATCGCCAACCTGGCCATCAGCAGCAAGGACCTGAACTCGCTTTACTCGGCTATCCACCGGGAGCTCAGCAAGATCATCGAAACGCGCAACATCTACATTGCCCTCTGCGATAACGAGCACAAGTTCCTCAACTTTGTGTACCTGGTAGACCAGTTTATCGACAAGGCCTCCAAATCGCAGGTGAAGCGGCCGTTCTCGGTAGGCCTGTCGGAGTACATAATCGAAACCGGCAAGCCACTGTACATGCAGAAGCAGGAGCTGCTGGAGCTGGCCAGCCGCGAGGGCTTTACCGTGCACGGGGCAACGCCAGAGGTTATCCTTTGCTCCCCGCTTGCCATCGGCGAGCGCATTATCGGTGTGATTACGCTGCAGGACTACCAGAACCCGGACGCCTACGTGCACACGGACATCGAGATCCTGCACTTTATCTCAAACCAGGTGGCCCTGGCTATTGAGCGCAAGCGCAACGAGGAGCAGATTAACACGCAGAACGCCCGCCTCAACGCCATCTTTGAGTCCGGCACGCACCACATGTGGTCGCTTAACAGGCACTATGAGCTTACCTCGTTTAACCGCAACTTCGCCCAGGCATTCGAGTCGCGCAACTCGCGGCAGCTGGAGCAGTTTACCCCCATCAATGACGACTCCATGGTGCATGAAAGCAGCTACGCCTTCTGGGAGGACAAGTATAAGCAGGCCTTTGCCGGGCAGCCGCAGCATTTTGAGATCCAGCTGAAGTACCCGGAGAGCTGGCGCGAGGTATACCTCAACCCGATTTACCTGGAGGACGGCTCCTTTGAGGAGGTATCCGGTATAGCGCTGGATATAACCGACAAGAAGAAATCGCAGCTCGCCCTGGCCGAGAACGAGGAGAAGTTCCGTAGGATATTTGAGTCGTTCCAGGACGTGTACTACCGCTCCTCCCTCGAAGACGGAACGCTGGAGCTCATAAGCCCGTCTATTACCCAGTTGCTAGGCTACGAGGAGCACGAGGTGCTCGGGCAGAGCACCCTCCTCTTCTATACCAACCCCGAAGATCAGACGCGCATCCGGCAGCTTGTGGCTGCCGAGCATACCGTGCGCGACATAGAGGTGGAGATGGTCTGTAAGGACGGAACCCCAAAAACGATTGTGCTCGATGCCAAACTGGTCTATAACGAACACGGCGTTCCGGTTGCCATGGAGGGTGTGGCCCGCGACGTGTCTGAGCTGAAGCGCACGCAGATAGCGCTGCTAACGGCCAAGGAGGAGGCCGAGAACCTGCTCAAGGTGAAGACGCAGTTCCTGGCCAACATGAGCCACGAGCTGCGCACCCCGATGAACGGCATCATCGGCATGATAGACCTCCTGAGCCAGATCAACACCGACCCGGAGCAGAGCGAGTACATCGACACGCTCCGCAAGTCGTCCGACGCGTTGCTGGCCATCCTGAACGACATTCTGGACCTCAGCAAGATACAGGCAGGCAAGCTGGTGCTGCACGAGAGCGGCGTGGACCTCCACGAAACACTGGACAAGATCCACTCCCTGTTCGTGAACCGCGCCCAGCAGAAAGACCTGACCTTTACCTATGCCATCGACCCCAATGTGCCGCGCCACGTTGTAACCGACGAGACACGGTTGCTGCAGGTGCTCTCCAACCTGACCTCCAACGCCATTAAGTTTACCAACGCCGGCGAGGTCAGCATCCATGTTGGGGCCGAGCAGCTGGACAGAAAGCACTTCAGGCTGCATGTGCGCGTGAAGGACTCCGGCATAGGCATTTCGCCGGAGGGCCAGGAGCTGCTGTTCAACGACTTTACCCAGCTTGACAACTCGTCGACGAAGACCTTCGGCGGCACGGGGCTGGGCCTGGCTATCTCCAGGCAGCTCACGCACTTACTGGGCGGGGATATCGGCGTGGAGTCCATACCGGGCGACGGCAGCGTGTTCTGGTTTAACATCAAGGTGCGCCTGGCCAGCACGCTGGAGGTAGAGCAGCAGCAGCTGCGCCAGCAACAACAGCTGCAGGAGGTAGAGTCGCTTACTTACACCCCCTACGTGCTGCTGGTGGACGATAACCAGATCAACCAGAAGGTGGCGCAGAAGCAGCTGGAGCGCTTGGGCTGTATCACCGAGATAGCCTCCAACGGTTACGAGGCCATTGAGCGGGCCACCACCAAGAAGTACAACATCATTTTCATGGACATACAGATGCCGGAGATGGACGGTGTAACGGCAACGAAGCACATCAAAGAGCAGCTCGGCTCGGCCTGCCCCCCTATCGTCGCCATGACGGCCTACTCCATGAAGGACGATGCCGCCAAGTTCATGGGCCAGGGCATGGACGACTACGTGTCCAAGCCGGTGAAGAGCTCCGACCTGCACGCCATGATCAGCAAATGGGAAAACACCACCTGGCACGCCGCGCCGGAAACCGAAGAAGAAGCCCCGGATACGGAAACCGGGGAGCCCATCATCGACCTGGCCGTGGTAGAGCAGCTCAAGCAGATAGGCGGAGAGGATTTTACCAAGCAATTATATACTGAGTTTGAGGAAGAGGCCGCTGAACTCATCGCGGAAGCCAAAAAAGAACTCAGCGTACAACATTACAAAGGGATTTTAAGTACATTGCATCAGCTTAAAGGCACTGGCTTCACGTTGGGCATTAATCCACTCGCAGAACTTGCCAAACAACTAGAGCACGACATTAAAAACGAGCATTTGGAGTATATAGATGAAAATTTCTCCAAATTGCAGATGCAGTACGAAAACTATAGAAAATCTTACAAGGACATTATATTCAGTTAG
- the pfkA gene encoding 6-phosphofructokinase: MKRIGVFTSGGDSPGMNACIRAVVRTAVYHGLEVYGIHRGYKGMIQGEIYRMDSHSVSNIIQKGGTILRSARSKEFMTPEGRKKAYDQLQQHGIEGLVAIGGDGTFTGANIFFEEYGIPTVGAPGTIDNDLFGTDYTIGYDTAVNTALDAIDKIRDTADSHDRVFFIEVMGRDSGYIAIPCAIGGGAEIVMIPETETSIDYVVDTLRTGWNRSKTSFIVIVAEGDDAGNATQVAAQVQHELPHMDARVTILGHVQRGGSPTAADRMLASQLGIACVEGLIGGHKCEMAGIINGELTYTPFIETITKDKLINPQYVKMVDILSV; encoded by the coding sequence ATGAAAAGAATTGGAGTCTTTACTTCGGGCGGCGACTCACCAGGCATGAACGCATGTATCAGAGCAGTAGTAAGAACAGCCGTTTATCATGGGTTAGAAGTATATGGCATCCACCGGGGCTACAAAGGCATGATTCAGGGCGAGATTTACCGCATGGACTCGCACTCGGTGAGCAACATCATTCAGAAGGGCGGCACCATTCTGCGCTCTGCGCGCAGCAAGGAGTTCATGACGCCGGAAGGGCGCAAGAAAGCCTATGATCAACTGCAACAACACGGCATAGAGGGGCTGGTGGCCATTGGCGGCGACGGTACCTTTACCGGTGCTAATATCTTCTTCGAGGAGTACGGCATTCCGACTGTCGGAGCTCCCGGAACCATCGACAACGACCTCTTCGGCACAGACTACACCATCGGCTACGACACCGCCGTGAACACCGCCCTGGACGCCATCGACAAGATCCGCGACACGGCCGACAGCCACGACCGCGTATTCTTTATCGAGGTGATGGGCCGCGACTCCGGCTACATTGCCATCCCTTGCGCCATCGGTGGCGGGGCTGAGATTGTGATGATCCCGGAGACCGAGACAAGCATTGACTATGTGGTAGACACCCTGCGCACCGGCTGGAACCGCTCTAAAACCTCGTTTATCGTAATTGTGGCCGAGGGCGACGATGCCGGCAACGCCACACAGGTGGCCGCCCAGGTACAGCACGAGCTGCCGCACATGGATGCCCGCGTTACCATACTTGGCCACGTGCAGCGCGGCGGCTCCCCTACAGCCGCAGACCGCATGCTGGCCAGCCAGCTGGGCATTGCCTGTGTGGAAGGCCTCATAGGCGGGCACAAATGCGAAATGGCCGGCATCATCAACGGGGAGTTAACGTACACTCCGTTTATAGAAACCATCACCAAGGATAAGCTCATCAACCCGCAGTACGTAAAGATGGTAGACATCCTTTCGGTTTAG
- a CDS encoding BamA/TamA family outer membrane protein: MTETQPWVRLTRISVTPLILALLLFSGCNVTKTVPEGDALFAGFDVTVKGENDSSNRGAALETELSATVNPEPNASILGWRPKLGIYNAFYTEKEKGLKHWIMTKLGEPPVLFSEVDTGSISTVMSNRLHNRGYFNNTVNSSTEIKNKKAFISWTARVGEPYRLRNIKYTWHDSLQVQQAIEEVQPESLLNPGDPYDLSAMTQERIRIDGALKNRGYYFFSPDLLLYSVDTTVGNRQADVLLRIKQAASKKALKPYTLDDIYIFANYSVGDSLSVNDTIDFKGYHYIPNENYVRARHLLDGVFLEQDSLYTREDHLLTIKRLNGLSAYKFVNIDYEIDSTNTNQLDAFVYLTPALKKSLRAEAQMVSKSNNFAGPGLNVSFRNRNTFKGSELLNVEFTGSFETLTGGTGTGPAPDGVEDTGSDKLTSYELGVKTTLSIPRIVSPFNFRNLRTEFVPQTRIGLGFNFLNRVNFFQLNSYNASYGYSWRPKETLTFDVTPINLQYVRLRQTSPAFDTLLLENPYLQRSFENQFIVGSIYQLTYSTQMFEERTSQIFDRVTLDLSGNVVSALQSVAGAHKPTDDDPRTLFGDPYAQYVLFDNDFRHYLNIGKESQLVARLVTGVGYSYGNSNTMPYVKQFSIGGPNSIRAFRARSVGPGTYDIPDDLAFSYFDQTGDIRLEANLEYRFPIVGFFKGAAFVDAGNVWLLRDTYTEEGEVVRPGGKFEAKDVLNELAVGTGLGLRIDIEFFVIRLDVGIPVRVPYLPKGERFVLSEFDGSFSGENSMVLNIAIGYPF, encoded by the coding sequence ATGACAGAAACTCAACCCTGGGTGAGGCTTACACGCATTTCCGTTACGCCACTTATCCTGGCGCTGCTGCTTTTTTCAGGATGCAATGTTACGAAGACCGTGCCGGAGGGCGATGCCCTGTTCGCCGGCTTTGACGTAACGGTAAAGGGCGAGAACGACAGCAGCAACCGCGGCGCAGCCCTGGAGACCGAGCTAAGCGCCACGGTGAACCCGGAGCCAAACGCCTCCATACTTGGCTGGCGGCCCAAACTCGGCATCTACAACGCATTCTATACCGAGAAGGAGAAAGGGCTGAAGCACTGGATCATGACCAAGCTGGGCGAGCCCCCCGTGCTGTTCTCGGAGGTAGACACGGGCAGCATCAGCACGGTGATGAGCAACCGCCTCCACAACAGGGGCTACTTTAACAACACCGTCAACAGCAGCACAGAGATAAAGAACAAGAAAGCCTTCATTAGCTGGACTGCGCGCGTGGGGGAGCCTTACCGCCTGCGCAACATCAAGTATACCTGGCACGACTCGCTGCAGGTACAGCAGGCCATTGAGGAGGTGCAGCCCGAGTCGCTGCTTAACCCCGGCGACCCCTACGACCTGAGCGCGATGACGCAGGAGCGGATACGCATAGACGGCGCGCTTAAGAACAGGGGCTACTACTTCTTTAGCCCGGACCTGCTTCTTTACAGCGTGGACACCACCGTGGGTAACCGGCAGGCCGACGTACTGCTGCGCATCAAGCAGGCCGCCTCCAAAAAGGCCCTTAAACCCTACACGCTGGATGACATCTACATCTTCGCCAACTACTCCGTCGGCGACAGCCTCTCCGTTAACGACACCATCGACTTTAAGGGCTATCATTACATCCCGAACGAAAACTACGTGCGGGCCCGCCACCTGCTGGACGGTGTTTTCCTGGAGCAGGACAGCCTCTACACCCGGGAAGACCACTTGCTAACGATCAAGCGCCTGAACGGGCTTTCGGCCTACAAGTTTGTGAACATCGACTATGAGATAGACTCTACCAACACCAACCAGCTGGACGCGTTCGTGTACCTTACCCCAGCCTTGAAGAAATCGCTGCGGGCGGAGGCGCAGATGGTCAGCAAGTCAAATAACTTTGCCGGGCCAGGCCTCAATGTGTCCTTCCGGAACCGGAACACCTTTAAAGGCTCTGAGCTGCTCAACGTGGAGTTTACCGGGAGCTTTGAGACCCTTACCGGCGGCACCGGCACCGGCCCGGCACCGGACGGCGTGGAGGACACCGGCAGCGATAAGCTCACCTCCTATGAGCTGGGCGTAAAAACCACCCTGTCTATTCCGCGCATTGTCTCGCCCTTCAACTTTCGGAACCTGCGCACCGAGTTTGTGCCACAGACCCGGATTGGCCTGGGCTTTAATTTCCTGAACCGGGTTAACTTCTTTCAGCTGAACTCCTACAACGCCTCCTACGGCTATAGCTGGAGACCAAAAGAGACGCTAACCTTCGACGTTACGCCAATAAACCTGCAGTACGTGCGCCTGCGCCAAACCTCCCCTGCCTTTGATACGCTGCTACTGGAGAACCCTTACCTGCAGCGCAGCTTTGAAAACCAGTTTATCGTCGGCTCGATTTACCAGCTGACGTACAGCACCCAGATGTTTGAGGAGCGCACAAGCCAGATCTTCGACCGCGTCACCCTGGACCTTTCGGGCAATGTGGTGAGTGCGCTACAGTCGGTGGCTGGCGCACATAAACCGACCGACGACGACCCCCGAACGCTTTTTGGGGACCCGTACGCACAGTACGTGCTGTTCGACAACGACTTCCGCCATTACCTGAACATCGGGAAGGAAAGCCAGTTGGTAGCACGCCTGGTAACGGGCGTGGGCTACTCCTACGGCAACTCCAACACCATGCCCTATGTAAAGCAGTTCTCCATCGGGGGGCCCAACAGCATCCGGGCTTTCAGGGCGCGCAGCGTCGGCCCGGGCACCTACGACATTCCCGACGACCTGGCCTTTTCCTACTTCGACCAGACAGGCGATATCCGGCTGGAGGCCAACCTGGAGTACCGCTTCCCGATTGTCGGCTTCTTTAAAGGCGCCGCGTTTGTAGACGCGGGCAACGTGTGGCTGTTACGCGACACATACACCGAAGAAGGCGAGGTTGTCAGGCCGGGCGGCAAGTTTGAGGCAAAGGATGTGCTTAACGAGTTGGCCGTAGGTACCGGGCTTGGCCTACGCATCGATATTGAGTTTTTTGTGATTCGCCTGGATGTGGGTATCCCGGTGCGCGTGCCTTACCTGCCCAAAGGGGAGCGCTTTGTGCTCAGCGAGTTTGACGGCAGCTTCAGCGGGGAAAACAGCATGGTGCTGAATATTGCCATCGGCTATCCGTTCTAA
- a CDS encoding response regulator — MAESKTILIAEDSSVILNLTKKILELQNYKILVAKNGGEVLKQVESNKIDAILMDLNIPVKNGMDCTKEIRASKNPEVANIPIIAVTGNANNYSMDDFKAVGINDYLPKPLDFDMLVETVKKYTVK, encoded by the coding sequence ATGGCAGAAAGCAAAACTATTTTGATCGCTGAGGATAGCTCTGTTATCCTGAACCTAACGAAGAAAATCCTGGAGCTACAGAACTACAAAATTCTGGTGGCCAAAAACGGCGGCGAGGTTCTGAAGCAGGTGGAATCCAACAAGATCGATGCGATCCTGATGGACCTGAACATCCCGGTGAAAAACGGCATGGACTGCACCAAGGAAATTCGTGCGAGCAAGAACCCTGAGGTGGCCAACATTCCGATCATCGCTGTGACAGGCAACGCCAACAACTACAGCATGGACGACTTTAAGGCTGTTGGCATCAACGATTACCTGCCTAAGCCACTGGACTTTGACATGCTGGTAGAAACGGTTAAGAAGTATACTGTAAAGTAA
- a CDS encoding TerB family tellurite resistance protein — protein MFGFFESEETKRLRSHITNLGALAKIDGHLDPSEMDFIVGIGKKHGMKPDEVRDLVSSVKASDSQLPTNDSERFDQIYDLVEMMLADGIVDENEMDFCINMAAKLGFKKSIVGVLVRKISVGVKDGLTRDNIKEEAQAFLNY, from the coding sequence ATGTTCGGTTTTTTTGAGAGCGAAGAAACAAAAAGATTAAGAAGCCACATCACCAACCTGGGTGCTCTGGCGAAAATTGACGGCCACTTAGACCCCTCCGAGATGGATTTTATAGTAGGTATCGGTAAAAAGCACGGAATGAAGCCGGATGAAGTGCGGGACCTGGTTTCGAGTGTCAAAGCCTCTGACTCTCAGCTGCCCACCAACGACTCGGAACGCTTTGACCAGATCTACGACCTGGTGGAAATGATGCTGGCTGACGGCATTGTGGATGAAAACGAAATGGACTTCTGCATTAACATGGCCGCAAAGCTCGGCTTCAAGAAATCCATTGTGGGCGTTCTGGTCCGTAAAATCTCGGTGGGAGTGAAGGACGGGCTTACCAGGGACAACATTAAAGAGGAGGCACAGGCATTTCTGAATTACTAG
- the miaA gene encoding tRNA (adenosine(37)-N6)-dimethylallyltransferase MiaA, with product MDRIEKQKHLVVVVGPTAVGKTDLCVRLAKHFRTEIISADSRQFFREMAIGTAKPTAAEQQGVPHHFVDSHSIKETYNAGAFEQDVLALLEKLFEQHEVVLMTGGSGLYVRAVLEGMDEMPEVAPEVRQALTQQYEKEGLQPLLDKLQELDPLYFAQVDKANPQRVVRALEVCLSSGLPYSSFRSSEKQGRPFNIVKIGLTRDRSELYGRIDQRMDLMLEQGLLEEAKALYPYRAHNALQTVGYKEIFDYLEGRYDWEEAVRLLKRNSRRYAKRQLTWFNKSPEEYTWFHPQQWQEIVAFIDERVLNFE from the coding sequence ATGGATCGTATCGAGAAGCAGAAGCACCTGGTGGTGGTGGTGGGGCCAACGGCCGTGGGCAAAACAGACCTGTGTGTGCGGCTGGCAAAGCACTTTCGCACGGAGATCATTTCAGCTGACTCGCGGCAGTTCTTCCGGGAGATGGCCATCGGAACGGCCAAGCCCACCGCAGCCGAGCAGCAGGGGGTGCCACACCATTTTGTAGACTCCCATAGTATAAAGGAGACGTACAACGCCGGCGCTTTTGAGCAGGACGTGCTGGCACTGCTGGAGAAGCTGTTTGAGCAGCATGAGGTGGTGCTGATGACGGGGGGCTCAGGACTCTACGTGCGCGCCGTGCTGGAGGGCATGGATGAGATGCCTGAGGTGGCCCCAGAGGTGCGGCAGGCGCTCACACAGCAGTATGAGAAAGAAGGGCTGCAGCCCCTGCTGGACAAGCTGCAGGAACTGGACCCGCTCTACTTTGCGCAGGTGGATAAGGCAAACCCGCAGCGGGTGGTGCGGGCACTGGAAGTATGCCTGAGCAGCGGTTTGCCCTACTCCTCGTTCCGCAGCAGCGAAAAGCAGGGGCGCCCGTTCAACATCGTTAAAATCGGCCTTACCCGCGACCGCTCCGAGCTGTACGGCCGCATCGACCAGCGCATGGACCTGATGCTGGAGCAGGGGCTGCTGGAGGAGGCAAAGGCACTGTACCCGTACCGGGCGCACAATGCCCTGCAAACCGTTGGCTACAAAGAGATATTCGACTACCTGGAGGGCAGGTACGATTGGGAGGAAGCCGTGCGCCTGCTAAAGCGCAACAGCCGCCGCTATGCCAAACGCCAGCTCACGTGGTTTAACAAAAGCCCGGAAGAGTACACCTGGTTTCACCCGCAGCAATGGCAGGAGATCGTGGCGTTCATTGATGAGCGAGTGTTGAATTTTGAATAA